The Zingiber officinale cultivar Zhangliang chromosome 10A, Zo_v1.1, whole genome shotgun sequence genome contains a region encoding:
- the LOC122026573 gene encoding adenylate isopentenyltransferase 1, chloroplastic-like, with amino-acid sequence MEGATLCMSKSEEVFVSGAFSCSTEKCNCHHGSHAAINGVVVDMPRTPVSKERVVVVMGATGTGKTKLAIELSLRFLGEVINSDKIQVYPGLDIASNKIAPAKQRGVPHHLLDFYDSASGELPAAEYRAVAGYKIQEVSARGRVPFLTGGSNSFIYALLADQFDPNYDPFVSEEMREEGAPQYDCLFIWVHVDAKVLAEHLARRVDEMVQEGLMDELGDFFMKEGAKEKYVGIGKTIGVSEFRAYFTEKGMRTRPVYEAALAAMKENTRLLSEIQIQKIKRLQSMGWPLLRVDATAAVTAYLSGQEGAMAVPWQRDVIEPSTTAVAQFLEKRSN; translated from the coding sequence ATGGAGGGTGCAACGCTTTGCATGTCCAAATCCGAGGAGGTGTTTGTCTCCGGTGCTTTTTCTTGCAGTACTGAGAAATGCAACTGCCACCACGGCAGCCATGCCGCCATTAATGGCGTCGTCGTCGACATGCCAAGAACGCCCGTGTCCAAGGAAAGAGTGGTGGTGGTCATGGGCGCCACTGGAACAGGCAAAACCAAGCTCGCCATTGAGTTGTCGCTCAGGTTCTTAGGCGAAGTCATCAACTCTGATAAGATCCAAGTGTACCCCGGGCTCGACATCGCCTCCAATAAGATTGCACCGGCGAAGCAGCGTGGGGTTCCGCACCATCTGTTAGATTTTTATGATTCGGCATCCGGGGAGTTACCGGCCGCTGAGTACCGTGCCGTGGCTGGCTACAAGATTCAAGAGGTCTCGGCCCGCGGCCGAGTGCCGTTCCTCACTGGAGGGTCGAACTCGTTCATCTACGCGCTGCTCGCGGACCAGTTCGACCCCAACTACGACCCGTTCGTCAGTGAGGAAATGAGAGAGGAAGGGGCCCCGCAATACGACTGCTTGTTCATCTGGGTGCACGTGGACGCCAAAGTGCTGGCCGAGCACCTCGCACGCCGAGTGGACGAGATGGTGCAGGAGGGCTTGATGGACGAGTTGGGCGACTTCTTCATGAAGGAAGGGGCGAAGGAGAAGTATGTCGGGATCGGGAAGACCATCGGGGTGTCTGAATTCCGAGCTTACTTCACTGAAAAAGGCATGCGGACTCGACCAGTCTACGAGGCGGCGCTCGCTGCCATGAAGGAGAACACGCGCTTATTGTCGGAGATACAAATACAGAAGATCAAGCGACTGCAGTCGATGGGCTGGCCGCTGCTTCGAGTGGACGCCACGGCTGCTGTGACGGCGTATCTCTCCGGGCAGGAGGGTGCCATGGCGGTGCCTTGGCAAAGGGATGTGATTGAGCCGAGCACGACTGCTGTGGCACAGTTTTTAGAGAAGAGATCAAACTAA